A genome region from Danio aesculapii chromosome 2, fDanAes4.1, whole genome shotgun sequence includes the following:
- the tyw3 gene encoding tRNA wybutosine-synthesizing protein 3 homolog, protein MDGDTFQQWKNQCLNKCDFSKKGSVDEDISHVVSFINSQERYFTTSSCSGRIILFDAVSDCPDVQKQNCSWLFVTHQKCQREDVVRGLEKSVGDATFKFEPFVLHVQCKQLDDAQLLHTVAINSGFRNSGITVGKKGKIIMAVRSTHCLEVPLSHRSHVFVTDQYLDFLVGVANQKMEENLKRIQRFSECLHAALQAHEEKCSLKEESDKKTVYRRRRKRTQDDSVTDSSQNTQEHHENTEEEIDCDLLFLS, encoded by the exons atggacgGCGATACATTTCAGCAATGGAAGAATCAGTGTCTTAACAAGTGTGATTTCAGTAAGAAGGGCAGTGTGGATGAAGACATCTCTCATGTCGTCTCCTTTATTAACAGTCAGGAACGCTATTTTACCACAAGTTCTTGCTCCGGAAGAATCATTCTTTTTGATGCG GTTTCAGATTGTCCTGATGTGCAAAAGCAAAACTGTTCCTGGTTATTTGTCACCCATCAGAAATGCCAAAGGGAAGATGTG GTCAGAGGTTTGGAGAAATCTGTCGGAGACGCTACATTCAAGTTTGAGCCGTTTGTGCTTCACGTTCAGTGTAAACAGCTTGACGACGCACAACTACTG CACACTGTCGCAATAAACTCAGGCTTTAGGAATTCTGGTATAACTGTGGGAAAGAAAGGCAAGATCATCATG GCCGTGCGCAGCACACACTGTCTAGAGGTTCCTCTGAGCCACAGGAGTCACGTCTTCGTCACTGATCAGTACCTCGACTTCCTTGTCGGAGTTGCTAACCAGAAGATGGAAGAAAATCTAAAAAGGATACAGAG ATTCTCAGAGTGCCTACATGCTGCCCTACAAGCTCACGAAGAAAAATGCAGTTTAAAGGAGGAGTCGGACAAAAAAACAGTCTACAGACGGAGAAGGAAACGAACACAGGACGACTCGGTGACAGACAGTTCCCAAAACACACAAGAACATCACGAAAACACAGAAGAGGAAATTGACTGTGATCTACTGTTTTTATCATAG
- the cryz gene encoding quinone oxidoreductase, giving the protein MATSKLMRAVRVSEFGGSSVLKLFSDLPVPSPGQKQVLIRVHACGVNPVETYIRSGTYARKPSLPYTPGSDVSGVVEAVGEGVCLLQAGDRVFTTGTMTGGYAEYTVASEDTVHKLPDSLDYSHGAAMGVPYFTAYRALVHKAHAKPGETVLIHGASGGVGIAACQIARAFGLKVLGTAGTPEGMKLVLSNGAHLAFNHREKDYLQKIKDTTNGLGVNVIIEMLSNVNLSNDLQLLDVGGRVIIVGSRGPIEINPRDTMMKESSVIGVALHFATKSETSECAAALYAGMEAGWLKPVIGPKYTLDKVAQAHEDIINSPGASGKMILTM; this is encoded by the exons ATGGCCACATCTAAATTAATGAGAGCTGTCAGAGTGTCCGAGTTTGGTGGCTCTTCTGTTTTAAAGCTGTTCTCAGACCTGCCTGTGCCAAGTCCTGGCCAGAAACAG GTGCTAATTCGAGTCCATGCGTGTGGTGTAAACCCAGTGGAAACATACATCCGCTCTGGAACTTATGCTCGGAAACCCAGTTTACCCTATACACCAGGATCAGATGTCTCTGGTGTGGTTGAAGCTGTTGGTGAAGGTGTTTGCCTCCTACAG GCAGGTGACAGAGTCTTCACCACAGGCACAATGACTGGAGGATACGCTGAGTATACGGTGGCCTCAGAGGACACTGTTCACAAGCTGCCCGATTCCTTAGACTACAGTCATGGTGCAGCAATGGGAGTTCCGTATTTCACTGCTTACCGGGCACTAGTTCACAA GGCCCATGCCAAGCCAGGAGAGACGGTTCTTATTCACGGAGCCAGCGGTGGG GTAGGCATTGCAGCGTGTCAGATCGCAAGAGCATTTGGTCTTAAAGTCCTGGGTACAGCAGGTACTCCTGAAGGGATGAAGCTGGTGCTCAGCAATGGAGCTCATCTTGCTTTCAACCACAGAGAAAAAGACTACTTGCAGAAAATTAAG GATACGACCAATGGACTAGGCGTGAATGTGATCATAGAGATGTTGTCCAACGTCAACCTGAGTAATGATCTTCAGTTGCTTGATGTCGGTGGCAGAGTAATC ATTGTTGGCTCTAGAGGCCCTATTGAGATCAATCCCAGAGATACCATGATGAAAGAATCCAGCGTCATTGGTGTGGCTTTGCACTTTGCAACTAAG AGCGAAACCTCAGAGTGTGCTGCAGCTCTTTATGCCGGAATGGAGGCAGGCTGGTTGAAACCTGTCATCGGTCCAAAATACACACTTGATAAAGTGGCCCAGGCTCATGAAGACATCATCAACAGCCCTGGAGCCAGTGGAAAGATGATTCTGACCATGTGA